TGCTTGCGGATCCTTTTTGGAAAAACTAAAAAAGTCCCAGAATGAGCTACTTGTCTCTGCAGCAGGAATAACTGCACCCGCTGGTAAGTTATCTGTTTTGCTCGGAACCAAGACTTCAGGCTGCTGCAATGGCGGAGTCACTGGTGGTTTATTTGATCCAGCAACGACATCCCAAAAGGAGCGTTTAGTTTTTGCGTAACCATCGATCTCAGCAACTAACTCCACTTCTGTCGGCAAAGCATCGCCCTCAAACTTGACCACTTTGTCGCCATTGAAAAAAACAGTGACATGACGTTCTTTGCCAATAGGCTGACCTTCACGCTTAAATTCAAAAACGTAATCCCATCGATTTGCATGGAAGTAACTGGCTAACAGTGGAGCACTCAAAATTTGACGAACCTGCTCACGACTCATGCCTACTTGCAATTTGGCGTATTGCTCACTGGAAATAAAATTTCCCTGAACTATGTCGGGAACATAAGGCCTAAAAATCTTATTCATCCAAGCGCGCTGAATTTCATCAACTGCAGATGTGCAACCTGCAATACCTAAGGAGATCGCAATAGTTGCAGCCAAAATTCCCGATCGAGGAAGAAGGGAAATACCCTTTAAAACCGAGTTCAAAGGACAGGTAAATAGTTCAAGGCAATTTTGCATGGCTGGCCGTATCATTAAGACATTGATTTTAGCTCCCAATGCCATAAATATGACCCAAAACCGTACCCCCGAAGATTTACGTGATATCGGCCTAAAAGCGACTGGGCCCAGAATGAAAATTTTGGATTTTTTCCACCAAAATGGCGGAACCCACTTTAGCGCCGAAGATGTCTTTATGGCTCTTGCCAAAGAAGATAAAGAAATCGGTCTAGCAACAGTCTATCGAGTCCTTACCCAGTTTGAGCGTGCTGGCCTACTCCTTCGTAGTCATTTTGAATCCAGCAAAGGCGATAGCAGGGCTATATATGAGCTGAATGAGGGTCAGCACCATGACCACTTGGTTTGTATTGATTGTGGCCACGTTGAAGAATTTGTGGATGAGGCCATCGAGAAAAGACAGCGTGATATAGCCAAAAACCTTGGTTTTAAGCTACAAGAGCATGCTTTAGCCATGTATGGCCACTGTCAGAAGAAAATTTGCCGCAATAAGTAAGCAAAATAGCATTTCTGACATCTTAGAAATAAAAAAGACCTCAATTTGAGGTCTTTTTTACAAAATTAATCCTAAAAAGATGATTTAAGCGTTAATTAACAACTTTTAGATACTATTAGCCACTTTTTCTTACTTTACGGCCATCAAAGCTTCTGCAGCATTAAGCATCTGAACTGAATAACCCCATTCATTGTCATACCAAGCCAAAACCTTAACCAATTTGCCATCTGCAGAAACACGAGTTTGAGAAGCATCATAAATACTTGGGCGAGGATCGTGATTAAAGTCGATAGATACAAGTGGCAGTGTATTGAAGCCCAAAATACCCTTGAGCCCACCTTCGCTGGCAGCTTTCAAAATCAAATTTACTTCGTCCACGCTAGTAGAACGGCTAGCGGCAAAAGTTAAATCCACTACTGAGACGTTAATCACTGGTACGCGCATTGCAAAACCATCAAATCGACCTGCCAACGCCGGTAAAACCAATCCAACTGCTTTCGCAGCCCCAGTTTTTGTTGGGATCATGCTGGTAACAGCAGAGCGAGCACGGCGCATATCCTTGTGATACACGTCCGTTAGTACTTGGTCATTCGTAAAGGCGTGAATCGTAGTCATCAATCCCGACTCGATACCAATCTTTTCTAACAATGGCTTAACCAATGGTGCCAAGCAGTTTGTTGCGCAACTTGCATTAGAGACAACCACATCGCTTGGCTTTAATACATCTTGATTGACACCATAAACAATTGTGGCATCTACATCTTTTTCACCAGGGGCAGAAATCAATACCTTCTTTGCGCCCTGCTGAATATGAATCATGGCTTTTTCTTTTGAAGTGAACCTGCCAGTACATTCCAAAACCAAATCAACACCTAACTCACCCCATGGCGTTTCTGTGGGGTTGCGCGTACAAAACATTTTGATGCGATCGCCGTTAACCACCATGCAATCACCATCCACCGAAACCTCTGCCGGAAAACGTCCATGTGCAGAATCATATTGAGTCAAGTGAGCATTGATAGCAATATCACCCATGGCATTAATTGCAACGATCTTGATATCGCGGCGTGGCTTGCCATTGACTTGATCTTCATACAAGGCACGCAACACCATGCGCCCAATACGCCCATAACCATTAATTGCGACACGAATTGTCATTGATTTCCCCTTACTAATATTGAATTTATTTCGTACTTAGATTTATTTCTTTGCTATGCACTGCTTAACCGTCTTGGCAATCTGATCGACTGTTAGTCCAAAATATTCATACAGTTGAGATGCAGGAGCTGACTCACCAAAAGTATCGACACCATGCACTGCTGCACAACCATACTTCCACCAGAAATCACTCACACCTGCTTCAACTGCAATACGCGGTATGTCGGCTGGTAACACTTTTGATTTATACGCAGCATCTTGTTGATCAAAGACGGTAGTTGAAGGAATCGAAACCACTCGAACTCCTAAACCTTCACTCCTTAAACGCTCTGCAGTTTGTAATGCAAGAGCAATTTCTGAGCCAGTCGCAATAATGACCGCATCAATCTTTCCAGACGGATCGCGCAATACATAACCACCGCGTGCGATATCTTTCATTTGCGCTGAAGTGCGTGAGACAAATGGGCAATTCTGTCGACTAAAGATCAAAGCAGTAGGGCTATTTTTGCGTTCAATTGCCGCACCCCATGCTACGGCGCTCTCCGTGGTGTCACAAGGACGCCAAACCATGAGGTTCGGAATCAGTCGCAAACTCGCCACATGCTCTACAGACTGATGAGTTGGGCCATCTTCACCCAAGCCAATAGAGTCATGAGTAAAGACAAAAATGCTACGCAACTTCATTAAAGCCGCCATGCGCAATGCATTGCGACTGTAATCTGAGAAGGTTAAGAACGTACCGCCAAATGGAATATAACCGCCATGCAAGGCAATGCCATTCATGATGGCGCTCATACCGAATTCACGCACACCGTAGTTAATGTGATTACCCCATTGATCAGCGCGTACAGCTTTACATGCTGACCAGTTAGTGAGGTTTGAACCCGTTAAGTCAGCTGAGCCCCCCATAAATTCTGGTAAAGCAGGCGCTAAAGCCTCGATTGCATTTTGACTTGCTTTACGAGTAGCAATCGTTTCAGCTTTCGATTGGCAAGTTTTTAAATACGCGTTTAATGTAGAAGAGAAATCTTTTGATAAATCTCCTTGCATACGACGTTGCAATTCGGAGGCTAGCTCTGGATATTTACTCTTGTATTTCTGGAATTCTTTATTCCATTCATGCTCAGCTGCTTGGCCACGTTTTTTGAAGTCCCATGCAGCATAAATATCTTTTGGTATCTCGAAAGGAGCGTATGGCCAATTTAAGGCAACGCGAGTAGCGGCAATTTCTGACGCACCCAATGGTGAGCCATGTACTTTATCGCTGCCAGCCATATTAGGCGAGCCTTGACCAATGGCAGTCTTACAGCAGATCAGTGTTGGTTTATCGCTCTTTTTAGCCCTTGTAATTGCAGCCGATACAGCCTCAGCATCGTGCCCATCTACATCACGAATGACATTCCAGCCATAAGCCTCAAAACGCTTTGGCGTATCTTCGTTAAACCAAGAAACTACTTTGCCATCAATCGAGATACCATTGTCATCCCACAATGCAATCAACTTATTGAGTTTTAATGTTCCAGCCAATGAACACACTTCATGACTAATACCTTCCATCAAACAACCATCACCTAAAAATACATAGGTGTAGTGATCAATGATGTTGAGTCCTGGGCGATTAAATTCTTCAGCAAGCAGTTTCTCAGCCAATGCCATTCCGACGGCATTCGAAATTCCCTGGCCGAGTGGGCCAGTGGTCGTCACGACACCCGGAGTAATTCCATATTCAGGATGTCCCGGCGTCTTGCTATGCAGTTGACGGAAATTCTTCAACTCTTCAATCGGCAAGTCATAGCCTGAAAGATGCAAAAGTGAGTACAACAACATCGAGCCGTGGCCATTAGATAAAACGAAGCGATCACGATCAATCCAAAGGGGGTCGGTTGGATTATGTTTTAAATGTTCATTCCAAAGTCCAACGGCAATATCTGCCATGCCCATTGGCATACCAGGATGGCCTGAATTTGCCTGCTGTATCGCATCCATGGATAGAGCGCGAATGGCATTAGCCATACGAATTTGAAGGTTTGACATCGTAATTTTGGTCTCGAGGAAAATAAATTGGCTATATTTCAGTAATGCCTCAATTTTATCTTCCCTGGCCATGGGAATCCCAAAAGCCAAATATCCTTACCCCAGAGCTCGCTCATCATTTGCGTGTACGCAGAATTCAAATTGGAGAATTCTTCCCAATATTTGATGGAAAAGGTCAAGTTGCCACGGGAAAACTCCTATCTTTGAGCGGGAAAACCGGCCAAGTTCAACTCACAGACATTCGTCTAGATACCCATCGAGAGACTCCATATGCCATTACTTTGGCTCAAGGCCTAACTGGCGGGGACAAAATGGACTGGATTGTTGAAAAAGCGATTGAAACTGGTGCGCAAAATATCGCCCCCATCCAATGTGAGCGCTCTATTTTGAAATTAACGCGTTCAAGCGACTCAGAGCGCGCCCAGAAACGTCTTGGGCATTGGAAAGGCATCATTCAAGCGGCATGCGAGCAATGCGATAGGACCGTCTTTGCAAGCCTAGAGCCCATCCAAACATTCGAGGGTTACTTAACGGAAAGTCCCAAGCCCGCCCTGAAGCTACTTCTCGGTCCTGACGCTACAAAAAGCCTGTATTCAGTCCTGATTGAAAATGATCCTCAAGATATCGTCTTAATGATTGGGCCAGAAGGTGGCCACTCTCCTGAGGAGGAGGTTCAAGCAGAGGCTGCAGGCTATCAATTAGTCTCCCTAGGGGAACGAGTCCTAAGAACTGAAACAGCTAGCGTGGTGGCTATTACAGCGGTCCATAGCGTATGGAACCCTGAAATGCAAAATCGCCTCAAATAGAGGCGATTTAATGAAATACGAAGTTTTAAGCTTATTAAGCAAAAGAATAGAAAACTCGATATGGCGTACGGCGCTCAGCCCAGAAATCCACAGCATCGCGGAAAACATCTAAAAGGGTCTCGCGAGCCTCTTTGTCAAACTTTTGAGTACAAGGCAAGCCTTTAAGCACCACAACAAATCCAGGTTGTGGACCGGACTTATCTACCGTAGTAGTTAAGGCATCCAACAAAGGATCGTAGTTTTTTGCCTGCTGCTTAGTAAACGAATAAGCAATCGCAATGGACTCCAAAACCTCGCCTTTAGTCATTGCATTAGCGCAATTGGCATAAATGAAGTGTTGTCCCAGTTCCGTTGCCGCCTCCTGCAAGTCAGGAGTGCGGAATGCACGGATAGATTGCACGATGTTAGGGCGCACACTGCGCAACATTGCCGGCGGTCCGGCATCGCGAACGGCCAAAGCGGCACGCCAAGAAGTTGTCACTTTTTTCCCCGAAACTTGATTTGCTGCATAGGTTTGTAAACGAGATAAGCCGCCTTCAGCATAAATGTTGGCAGCAGATGATTCAGATTCGAGCCGATCATTGCTGTCCCAACTTTCAGCGCGGCTTTGTTCTTCAAAACTGGCTGTATTGCTGTTTTCAGAGCGATTATTCATGATGGGTGCTAGGTTACCCTTAACACGCCATCAAATCAAGCCCAATTACAGTGCATTTTATGTAACACACTGATTTATGTAAGTTATTGCTAACTTACATAAATTACCAATGCTTAAGAAATGCCTCTAGCGTTACTTGCAGCTTCAACTACCGCCAAAGTGGTCACATTCACAATACGGCGAACAGTTGCTGTTGGGGTCAAAATATGAATAGGCTTAGCAACACCTAACAACAATGGGCCAATTGCAATGCCATTACCCGCTGCAGTTTTTAGCAAGTTATAAGAAATATTTGCAGCATCAATATTTGGCAAAACTAACAAGTTTGCATCGCCTTTTAATGGGGATGAAGTCACAGCACCCGCACGAATGGTTTCATCCAAAGCGCTATCGCCGTGCATTTCGCCGTCTACTTCCAACGTTGGATCTGCCTTCTGAATCAACGCTAGTACTTCACGCATTTTTACTGCAGAAGGCGCATTACTTGAGCCAAAGTTAGAGTGAGAAAGCAATGCAACCTTAGGCTCAAGACCTAACTTCCGCATTTCACTAGCAGCCATCAAAGTAAGCTCGGCTAATTCACAAGCACTCGGATCAATGTTGATATGCGTATCCACCAAGAACACTT
The nucleotide sequence above comes from Polynucleobacter necessarius. Encoded proteins:
- the tkt gene encoding transketolase; the protein is MSNLQIRMANAIRALSMDAIQQANSGHPGMPMGMADIAVGLWNEHLKHNPTDPLWIDRDRFVLSNGHGSMLLYSLLHLSGYDLPIEELKNFRQLHSKTPGHPEYGITPGVVTTTGPLGQGISNAVGMALAEKLLAEEFNRPGLNIIDHYTYVFLGDGCLMEGISHEVCSLAGTLKLNKLIALWDDNGISIDGKVVSWFNEDTPKRFEAYGWNVIRDVDGHDAEAVSAAITRAKKSDKPTLICCKTAIGQGSPNMAGSDKVHGSPLGASEIAATRVALNWPYAPFEIPKDIYAAWDFKKRGQAAEHEWNKEFQKYKSKYPELASELQRRMQGDLSKDFSSTLNAYLKTCQSKAETIATRKASQNAIEALAPALPEFMGGSADLTGSNLTNWSACKAVRADQWGNHINYGVREFGMSAIMNGIALHGGYIPFGGTFLTFSDYSRNALRMAALMKLRSIFVFTHDSIGLGEDGPTHQSVEHVASLRLIPNLMVWRPCDTTESAVAWGAAIERKNSPTALIFSRQNCPFVSRTSAQMKDIARGGYVLRDPSGKIDAVIIATGSEIALALQTAERLRSEGLGVRVVSIPSTTVFDQQDAAYKSKVLPADIPRIAVEAGVSDFWWKYGCAAVHGVDTFGESAPASQLYEYFGLTVDQIAKTVKQCIAKK
- a CDS encoding outer membrane protein assembly factor BamE, which translates into the protein MNSVLKGISLLPRSGILAATIAISLGIAGCTSAVDEIQRAWMNKIFRPYVPDIVQGNFISSEQYAKLQVGMSREQVRQILSAPLLASYFHANRWDYVFEFKREGQPIGKERHVTVFFNGDKVVKFEGDALPTEVELVAEIDGYAKTKRSFWDVVAGSNKPPVTPPLQQPEVLVPSKTDNLPAGAVIPAAETSSSFWDFFSFSKKDPQAQPQPLGPGALNNDVPASEAK
- the fur gene encoding ferric iron uptake transcriptional regulator, whose amino-acid sequence is MTQNRTPEDLRDIGLKATGPRMKILDFFHQNGGTHFSAEDVFMALAKEDKEIGLATVYRVLTQFERAGLLLRSHFESSKGDSRAIYELNEGQHHDHLVCIDCGHVEEFVDEAIEKRQRDIAKNLGFKLQEHALAMYGHCQKKICRNK
- a CDS encoding barstar family protein; translation: MNNRSENSNTASFEEQSRAESWDSNDRLESESSAANIYAEGGLSRLQTYAANQVSGKKVTTSWRAALAVRDAGPPAMLRSVRPNIVQSIRAFRTPDLQEAATELGQHFIYANCANAMTKGEVLESIAIAYSFTKQQAKNYDPLLDALTTTVDKSGPQPGFVVVLKGLPCTQKFDKEARETLLDVFRDAVDFWAERRTPYRVFYSFA
- the gap gene encoding type I glyceraldehyde-3-phosphate dehydrogenase, whose translation is MTIRVAINGYGRIGRMVLRALYEDQVNGKPRRDIKIVAINAMGDIAINAHLTQYDSAHGRFPAEVSVDGDCMVVNGDRIKMFCTRNPTETPWGELGVDLVLECTGRFTSKEKAMIHIQQGAKKVLISAPGEKDVDATIVYGVNQDVLKPSDVVVSNASCATNCLAPLVKPLLEKIGIESGLMTTIHAFTNDQVLTDVYHKDMRRARSAVTSMIPTKTGAAKAVGLVLPALAGRFDGFAMRVPVINVSVVDLTFAASRSTSVDEVNLILKAASEGGLKGILGFNTLPLVSIDFNHDPRPSIYDASQTRVSADGKLVKVLAWYDNEWGYSVQMLNAAEALMAVK
- a CDS encoding 16S rRNA (uracil(1498)-N(3))-methyltransferase; translation: MPQFYLPWPWESQKPNILTPELAHHLRVRRIQIGEFFPIFDGKGQVATGKLLSLSGKTGQVQLTDIRLDTHRETPYAITLAQGLTGGDKMDWIVEKAIETGAQNIAPIQCERSILKLTRSSDSERAQKRLGHWKGIIQAACEQCDRTVFASLEPIQTFEGYLTESPKPALKLLLGPDATKSLYSVLIENDPQDIVLMIGPEGGHSPEEEVQAEAAGYQLVSLGERVLRTETASVVAITAVHSVWNPEMQNRLK